One Eremothecium cymbalariae DBVPG#7215 chromosome 2, complete sequence DNA window includes the following coding sequences:
- the PIL1 gene encoding lipid-binding protein PIL1 (similar to Ashbya gossypii AEL329W) → MHRTYSLRNSRAPTAAQLQNPPPPVSSTKNRFFGKGGLANTFRKNAAGAFGPELSRKLSQLVKIEKNVLRSIEVAANERRDAAKQLSLWGLENDDDVSDITDKLGVLIYEMSELDDQFIDRYDQYRLTLKSVRDIEGSVQPSRDRKAKITDKIAYLKYKDPQSPKIEVLEQELVRAEAESLVAEAQLSNITRSKLRAAFNYQFDSLIEHSEKLALIAGYGKALLELLDDSPVTPGETRPAYDGYEASKQIIIDAEAALNEWTLDTAVVKPSLSIRQDYNEEEFEEGEEGEEQWDQEATEEQVTA, encoded by the coding sequence ATGCACAGGACATATTCTTTGAGGAACTCTAGAGCACCAACAGCTGCGCAGTTGCAGAATCCGCCACCTCCGGTGTCGTCTACCAAGAATCGGTTTTTTGGCAAGGGGGGGTTGGCCAATACGTTTCGGAAGAATGCCGCGGGGGCGTTTGGGCCAGAGTTGTCGCGGAAGTTGTCTCAGCTAGTGAAGATTGAGAAGAATGTTCTCAGGTCGATCGAGGTTGCTGCCAACGAACGTCGGGATGCTGCTAAGCAGTTGTCTTTGTGGGGGTTGGAGAATGACGATGATGTGTCGGATATCACGGACAAGTTGGGTGTTTTGATTTATGAGATGTCGGAGCTTGATGATCAGTTTATTGATCGGTATGACCAGTACCGGTTGACGTTGAAGTCGGTCCGGGACATCGAGGGTTCGGTGCAGCCATCCAGGGACCGGAAGGCGAAGATCACGGACAAGATTGCGTACTTGAAGTACAAGGACCCGCAGTCTCCCAAGATCGAGGTCTTGGAGCAGGAGCTAGTTCGTGCCGAGGCCGAGTCGTTGGTTGCGGAGGCCCAGTTGTCCAATATTACGCGTTCGAAGTTGCGTGCGGCTTTCAACTATCAGTTTGACTCGTTGATCGAGCACAGTGAAAAGTTGGCCTTGATTGCAGGGTATGGGAAGGCTTTGTTGGAGTTGTTGGATGATTCTCCGGTTACTCCAGGCGAGACTAGACCTGCTTATGACGGTTACGAGGCATCGAAGCAGATTATTATCGATGCGGAGGCTGCTTTGAATGAGTGGACTCTGGACACTGCTGTTGTAAAGCCATCACTCTCCATTAGACAGGACTACAACGAAGAGGAGTTCGAAGAAGGTGAGGAAGGTGAAGAGCAATGGGACCAGGAGGCCACCGAAGAACAAGTTACTGCTTGA